One segment of Ignavibacteria bacterium DNA contains the following:
- a CDS encoding WD40 repeat domain-containing protein has protein sequence MDSSHVGQGYARIDAVWLPHTDTICDVVGDPSEPSRVLTGSVDGTCAVHEDVLTVRTLNHGSPVRAVQFAGNGTSCYTAGDDGRIIQWNHATGAQQRVVVSLGSPIVTMRCIGSDSIIVATKDGITRCILTSDGSNIWQFSLGSDAIRSIDVHHAHHKIAVGTINGMVYTVDPLNGTATTIPLQVSASNSPIVDVAFGNDNTNISLILAACADGEMYSTIPSTSGLTPLRHYDRPGRCIARYDDMIALGWNGSITTSYVSPDPLSAAFTNDVDVIINAMLDRSAKRLVTVSQGGWAWIWDIDARRPEQVFRIEPIDPLVAPALSPSGRYLVAMADNSTLALYDLDDVRAAPTTSVIGGGVFVLKFDPEDDALLGVGSAVGVTRITVPSLIEGITYPSSFGEVIDFAWSPDGTLLSIVEPNASIRTIDMVTGMVPPPIPVNNIIDRTITSIAWHPNGTLLYAASGNNLSLIDVPTRNVVLQTDLDAPANEVSVSPLGTQVVIVQNTRTEPVQIFDASSLTPLYGVGASLGSKYAPSHGRFAGATVMHATSSVFGAGIVRSFGPSGPTTISDVSDTLFSIVWPRATARNVDMGRVRVAQRKDSTVVDLVSNVTAFKLRADSIRILGANATDYRVTIENIPGTLGAPSLSRGEITFTPSVLGTRTAFCEIYVGRDTARFDITGVGVEPTLAFVRQRIDMGTHLIGETFDSAVVVLRSVSATPTQIQRMCLLDGPVMPFRIVEGAGVTCAAPFTVAAGDSIRLVLRFTPSFIGRVSTLLEVETDDGLGTYDVTVLGTGIGPVIGLRSDSGYPGDRRPFTLEMRGVNGMLQGGATLGYEAELTFEPSVVVAQAGERTAIGKVIMRGTWSGADSVMPSAR, from the coding sequence ATGGATTCTTCGCACGTGGGTCAAGGCTATGCACGCATCGATGCCGTTTGGCTACCACACACGGACACCATCTGCGACGTAGTGGGCGATCCATCCGAACCCTCGAGAGTACTTACCGGCTCCGTTGATGGCACATGTGCTGTTCATGAAGATGTGCTTACGGTTCGAACACTGAACCACGGCTCACCGGTACGTGCAGTACAGTTCGCGGGCAACGGCACCTCGTGTTATACTGCCGGCGACGATGGGCGGATCATTCAATGGAACCATGCAACAGGTGCACAACAACGAGTTGTTGTTTCCCTTGGTTCACCCATTGTTACGATGCGATGTATCGGTTCAGACTCCATCATCGTAGCCACAAAAGATGGGATCACGCGCTGTATCCTCACATCCGACGGTTCGAATATCTGGCAGTTCTCTCTTGGGTCGGATGCCATACGCTCGATCGACGTACATCATGCACATCACAAGATCGCCGTTGGCACGATCAACGGAATGGTCTATACCGTGGACCCATTGAACGGTACAGCCACAACCATTCCTCTTCAAGTATCGGCATCAAACTCGCCGATCGTTGACGTTGCATTCGGGAATGATAACACCAACATCAGTCTCATCCTTGCTGCGTGTGCAGACGGTGAAATGTATTCAACAATACCAAGCACATCAGGTCTTACACCGCTGAGACACTATGATCGTCCGGGACGCTGCATAGCGCGATACGACGATATGATCGCACTTGGCTGGAACGGGTCCATCACAACTTCCTACGTTTCACCCGATCCGTTGTCAGCAGCATTCACCAATGATGTAGACGTGATCATCAATGCAATGCTCGACCGTTCAGCCAAGAGACTCGTAACCGTTTCTCAAGGGGGCTGGGCATGGATCTGGGACATCGACGCTCGCAGGCCGGAACAGGTTTTCCGTATCGAACCGATCGACCCCCTCGTGGCCCCGGCCTTGAGCCCTAGCGGCAGATACCTCGTGGCTATGGCCGACAACTCTACACTTGCTCTCTATGATCTTGACGATGTCCGTGCTGCACCTACAACATCCGTGATCGGTGGCGGCGTCTTCGTGCTCAAGTTCGATCCCGAAGACGATGCATTGCTCGGTGTTGGCAGCGCCGTTGGTGTAACGAGGATCACGGTGCCTTCACTCATTGAAGGTATCACCTACCCATCTTCGTTTGGAGAGGTGATCGACTTTGCATGGAGTCCGGACGGCACCTTGCTTTCCATCGTTGAGCCCAATGCAAGCATCCGTACAATCGACATGGTAACAGGTATGGTTCCGCCCCCTATCCCTGTGAACAATATCATCGATCGTACCATCACCAGCATTGCATGGCATCCGAATGGGACGTTGCTCTATGCTGCGAGTGGGAACAACCTCTCACTCATCGATGTACCAACTCGTAATGTTGTGTTGCAAACAGATCTCGATGCACCGGCCAACGAAGTTTCCGTCTCACCTCTTGGAACCCAGGTGGTGATCGTTCAGAACACCAGAACAGAACCCGTCCAGATCTTTGATGCATCCTCTCTTACTCCGCTTTATGGTGTTGGTGCTTCACTAGGATCCAAATACGCCCCTTCTCATGGACGATTTGCCGGCGCGACAGTGATGCATGCAACATCTTCTGTCTTCGGCGCAGGGATCGTGCGCAGTTTTGGTCCGTCAGGTCCAACAACCATCTCTGATGTTTCCGATACACTCTTCTCCATCGTGTGGCCGCGAGCAACTGCTCGGAATGTTGACATGGGTAGAGTACGTGTTGCGCAGCGGAAGGACTCAACAGTGGTAGACCTGGTGAGCAATGTAACAGCGTTCAAGCTGCGGGCCGACTCGATCCGAATTCTCGGTGCTAATGCCACGGACTATAGAGTGACCATCGAGAACATTCCCGGTACACTTGGAGCCCCTTCCCTATCCCGAGGAGAGATCACATTCACTCCGTCGGTCCTTGGGACACGCACAGCATTCTGTGAGATCTACGTTGGCCGCGATACGGCGCGGTTCGACATCACCGGAGTTGGTGTAGAGCCAACGTTGGCCTTTGTGCGTCAGCGTATCGATATGGGCACACATCTTATCGGTGAAACATTCGATTCAGCAGTGGTGGTGCTGAGAAGCGTGTCGGCCACCCCAACGCAGATCCAACGCATGTGTCTGTTAGACGGGCCAGTGATGCCCTTCCGGATCGTGGAGGGAGCTGGTGTGACATGTGCGGCCCCATTCACGGTAGCAGCGGGCGACAGTATTCGGTTGGTCCTTCGTTTTACACCGTCCTTCATCGGTCGCGTCTCCACCCTCCTCGAAGTAGAGACTGACGATGGACTCGGAACCTATGACGTTACCGTACTCGGAACTGGTATTGGTCCGGTGATCGGTCTGCGCAGTGATTCGGGATATCCCGGAGACAGGCGCCCCTTCACTCTTGAAATGCGCGGTGTGAATGGGATGTTGCAAGGTGGTGCTACCCTTGGCTACGAAGCGGAGTTGACGTTTGAACCATCTGTAGTGGTTGCACAGGCAGGTGAGCGCACGGCCATCGGCAAGGTGATCATGCGCGGCACATGGTCGGGTGCAGATTCGGTGATGCCTTCGGCACGATGA
- a CDS encoding rhodanese-like domain-containing protein gives MLNFLKNMMGGGSDDVAEALRNGAIVIDVRTPAEFSGGHVAGSKNVPLNELPNKLGSMPTSKPIVFCCASGGRSGSATGLASSKATRPSMEVRGRP, from the coding sequence ATGCTCAACTTTCTCAAAAACATGATGGGTGGAGGCAGCGATGACGTTGCCGAAGCACTTCGTAATGGCGCAATTGTCATCGACGTGCGCACACCTGCTGAATTCAGTGGCGGCCACGTTGCCGGCTCAAAGAATGTTCCTCTGAACGAACTGCCGAACAAGCTTGGTTCAATGCCAACGTCGAAGCCGATCGTCTTCTGCTGTGCATCGGGCGGACGTAGTGGCTCAGCCACTGGTCTGGCCTCGTCAAAGGCTACAAGGCCTTCAATGGAGGTCCGTGGACGTCCGTGA
- a CDS encoding FAD-dependent oxidoreductase gives MERKQIAIIGTNFAGYTAAIELKELVGDNHDVTVIANTHKFLFFPSLIWYPFGLREEKDITFDVRPIYKAHNINFIEAEVERFDLDANLVMIKDHEPVRYDYIMIGTGPKVDYDYIPGLREHSHSIVGLGVAQKTREAWTKFLKDPGPIVIASAQGAACFGATYEFLFNTRYQVAKNHIKDKAPITYITAEPFAAHFGIGGFGNAQKMCEWMFNMYHIDYKLNSVIKEVRADGVELQNGEFYPSKFTMIMPRFLGVDAVRNTPGLANANGFIEVDDTYQHPTYKNVFAAGVAVHIKPPMETEVPCGVPKTGWPTEQMAKTAVKNIVADIKGLPLKAEKFDDMAAYCIMDTGNMGMMIVGDHMLSPREHSFIIPGPEAHWAKLAFEKYFLWSRRHAHV, from the coding sequence ATGGAACGCAAACAGATAGCCATCATTGGCACGAACTTCGCCGGATATACCGCTGCGATCGAACTCAAGGAACTGGTAGGCGACAACCACGATGTAACGGTGATCGCCAATACCCACAAGTTTCTCTTCTTCCCTTCGCTCATTTGGTATCCGTTCGGACTCCGCGAAGAAAAGGATATCACGTTCGATGTGCGCCCTATCTACAAGGCCCACAACATCAATTTCATCGAGGCGGAAGTGGAACGGTTCGACCTCGATGCCAACCTTGTCATGATCAAGGACCATGAACCGGTGCGATATGATTACATCATGATCGGTACCGGTCCAAAGGTGGACTATGACTACATCCCCGGACTCCGCGAGCACTCTCACTCAATCGTCGGTCTGGGCGTGGCTCAAAAGACTCGCGAAGCGTGGACGAAATTCCTCAAAGACCCAGGCCCGATCGTGATCGCCTCTGCTCAGGGGGCTGCATGTTTCGGCGCAACATATGAGTTCCTCTTCAACACGCGCTATCAAGTGGCAAAGAACCACATCAAGGACAAGGCACCGATCACGTACATCACCGCGGAGCCGTTCGCCGCACACTTCGGGATCGGTGGCTTCGGCAATGCACAGAAGATGTGCGAATGGATGTTCAACATGTATCACATCGACTATAAGCTCAATTCCGTCATCAAGGAAGTACGCGCCGACGGAGTGGAACTGCAGAATGGAGAGTTCTATCCATCGAAGTTCACCATGATCATGCCTCGCTTCCTCGGTGTTGATGCTGTTCGCAATACGCCGGGCCTTGCAAATGCAAACGGATTCATCGAGGTGGACGATACATATCAACATCCAACGTATAAGAATGTCTTTGCTGCCGGTGTTGCTGTCCACATCAAGCCCCCTATGGAAACTGAAGTTCCATGCGGTGTTCCAAAGACCGGCTGGCCAACAGAACAAATGGCAAAGACCGCTGTGAAGAACATCGTTGCGGATATCAAGGGGCTCCCACTGAAGGCAGAGAAGTTCGATGACATGGCCGCGTATTGCATCATGGACACCGGAAACATGGGTATGATGATCGTGGGCGACCACATGCTGAGCCCACGCGAGCATTCCTTTATCATCCCTGGTCCGGAAGCCCATTGGGCAAAACTGGCCTTTGAGAAATACTTCCTGTGGAGCCGCCGTCACGCCCATGTATGA
- a CDS encoding TonB-dependent receptor, with translation MNVKEGGFRVSLLLSFIGQQYSDASNAEYTASAVSGLIPSYNVADITIGYTFGMISVDASCNNVLGTSYFTRRADSYPGPGIIPAEPRSFFVGVKAVFCVRNVTLVIYA, from the coding sequence ATGAATGTAAAGGAAGGGGGCTTCCGTGTTTCCTTGCTCTTGTCGTTCATCGGTCAGCAATACAGCGATGCAAGCAATGCCGAGTACACCGCATCGGCCGTATCAGGTCTTATCCCCTCGTACAATGTTGCCGACATCACCATAGGCTACACGTTCGGCATGATCAGTGTTGACGCGAGCTGCAATAATGTGCTCGGAACATCCTACTTCACACGTCGCGCCGACAGTTATCCCGGGCCCGGCATCATCCCAGCCGAGCCCCGGAGTTTCTTTGTCGGCGTCAAAGCGGTCTTTTGTGTCCGAAATGTGACTTTGGTCATATATGCTTAG
- a CDS encoding rhodanese-like domain-containing protein: MLLGAVLFTSTACGQTRKNVNVTEAKTMIDKGGVVVLDVRTPDEYRAGHLKDAKLANVNDAGFDANIAKLDKNKPVVVYCAVGGRSARASDIMVQKGFKNVYNVSGGYNAWSSAGLPTTTK; encoded by the coding sequence ATGCTTCTTGGTGCAGTTCTCTTCACGTCCACTGCATGTGGACAAACGAGGAAGAATGTAAACGTAACGGAAGCCAAGACAATGATCGATAAAGGCGGTGTAGTGGTCTTGGATGTTCGCACGCCCGACGAATATCGTGCCGGACATCTCAAGGACGCAAAGCTTGCCAATGTGAACGATGCCGGCTTCGATGCAAACATCGCCAAGCTCGATAAGAACAAACCGGTAGTGGTCTACTGTGCTGTTGGCGGACGAAGCGCACGCGCGTCGGACATCATGGTGCAGAAGGGCTTCAAAAACGTCTACAACGTCTCAGGCGGTTACAATGCCTGGTCCTCCGCGGGCTTGCCAACTACCACGAAGTAA